Genomic DNA from Roseimicrobium gellanilyticum:
GAAGGTGAGGCAGAGACGGGGAGCCCTTCTGCCGCTCCAGTGATTTCCGGCGCCGTGAGGATTGATGTGTCCGATGCTGTGAGGACTGGGACTGCGGGGAGTTCGCTTGAAGTATGATGGACCTGGAGGGGTGCCGCTGCCGTGGTGGTGGTGGCTATTGCCATCGGGCGCGCGTCCGGTGCCGACCACGTTGGGAGAATGCGCCACGCAGGAAATGTTGCTGCTCCGAAGGGAAGAAGAACAAAAGCGGCAAGTGTGAGCAACCAGACCAGATGACGCAGCGCTGCGGAACAATGGCGCATCAAGAGGGTCGCTGCGCCTGCGAGCAGGATAAGAGCAGTCCCTTTCAGCAGGGCCTCCCACAACACCGACGGGATCGTTTCGTCCAGCAAAGAAGCGATGGTGGTATGAATGGGCATCTCAGCGTCCCTCATGTCTGGTTTGTTCGATGAGCTTGAGAAGCCGTTTCCGTTCGTCCGCGCTGACGGCGTCCTTCCGCGAATGGAGATGGGCCGCAAGCGCCTCCTCCAGGGACCCGCCGAAGAAGGTATCCAGTACACGACGAAGTGCGCTCGTGCCCGCCTTACCCTTCGCTTCGCGGGGTGCGTAGATCACTTCGCGACCTTCCTGACGGCGCTTCAGGTGGCCCTTTTCCTCCAGGATGTGCAGCATGCGGCGCACGGCCATGGAGGTGGGCGGGTCCGGCAGGCCCTGCTGGATTTGGAGGACGGTCGCTTCGCCCATGGCGTAAATGGCATCCATGATCTGGCGTTCACGACGGGAAAGTTCGGTGGGATCAGGCATGGCAGGATGGGGCTGGGAAGGCGCGCAGGCGTGGCTTCCGATGTGCATGACGTGGCTCGGACAAAATCTTTGCGTTATTTTTTTAACGTAAAGCGGGCGTGCAGGTCAACACTTTCGTTAAAATTTTAACGTGTACCTGGAAGCCCTCTATTTGCTTTCATCAAGGCGCTGTCCGTGCTAGGCAGCGGATATGGCTGAAAACGAGGAGCCCGCTGCGCCTGCGCTGAAGGAGTGGTTCAATGAAGCCCGCTTTCGTACGATGGCGGCGGATGTCGTGGCGGTGCATCCCAAGTTCGATGCGAAGGCCTTCCTTGCAGCCACATTGCCCGGGCTGGAGCCGCTGAATCTCATGCAGCGTCTGCGGCGCATGACGGAGGGGTTGCATGCCACGTTGCCGTCTGACTATGAGAAGACGCTCGGCATTCTGCGCAACGTGGCGCCGCGCATCGATCACAATTTCGTCACGTTGGTGCTGCCGGACTATGTGAGCCAGTACGGGTTGGAACACTTTGAGCCATCCATGGAGGCGCTGAAGTTCTTCACCCCTTTCGGCTCTGCGGAGTTCGCGATTCGTCCGTTTTTGCGGCAGGACCTGAAGCGCACGCTCAAGGTCATGCACGGGTGGTCACGTGACAAAGACGAGCATGTGCGCCGCCTCGCCAGCGAAGGGTGCCGCCCGCGATTGCCCTGGTCCTTCCGGCTGGATGCACTCATCAAGGATCCGTCGCCGGTGCTGCCCATCCTCTCGAATCTCAAAGCGGACCCGAGCCTGTACGTGCGCAAGTCCGTGGCGAATCACTTGAATGACATCACCAAGGACCATCCTGACTGGGTACTGGATCTTCTCGCTGAGTGGCCCATGGAGCATGAGCACACGGCTTGGATTGCCAAGCGTGCTTTGCGCACCTTGATAAAGAAAGGGGATAAACGCGCGCTGGCCGTCATCGGGGCAGGGGAGAAGGCGGAGGTGAAGGTGGTGGAGTTTTCACTGTCGCCGCAGAAGGTGAAACTGGGTGAGCGGCTGACGATGTCCCTGCATCTGCAATCGAAGGCGAAGAAGGCGCAGAGGCTTGTCATCGACTACGCCATCCACTACGTGAAGAAATCGGGGGCGACTTCGGCCAAGGTTTTCAAGTGGAAGGAGTGCACCCTGGAGCCGGGAGCGGTGCTGACACTGGCGAAGACCCAGCGGTTTGTGGATTTTACCACGCGTGATCATCATCCCGGAAAGCACTTAGTGGATGTGATGGTGAATGGCGAGGTGATGGGGAGCGGGGAGTTTGTGCTGGTGAGGTGACCGTGGGCGAGAGGTCGTCTTGGATTTCAACACAGAGACATAAAGCCACGGAGGCACAGAGACTTAATAAAAAACTCAGTGGCTTTGTGTCTCCGTGTTGAAATCGAGTGCTCACTTCTTCCCGTGCTGCTGGTAAAATCCCTTGACCAGCGTGTGTCTCATCCGCTTCAGTGCGCGGCATGAAGGGCCAGCCCATCCGTCCGCAGCGTTCGTCTTTGGTGGCAGAGACGGTGAGGGTGTTGCGGCAGGGCATCCAGTCCGGGCTGTGGCGTGGACATCTCCCCGGAGAGCGCGTGCTGTGCACCCAGTGGCAGATCAGCCGGCCCACGCTGCGCGCGGCGATGGAGGTGCTGCAGAGGGAGAAGCTGGTGGAGGTGGCGCACGGTTGCCGCACGAAGGTGCTCACCAAGCCTCCGGCGAAGTCACCGGTTACGCTCACAGTCGGTCTGCTGAGTCCGGAGCCTCTGCATGCCATGCCGCCCTTTGTGATGCTGTGGGTGGATGAGCTGCGCGGGCAGCTTGCGAATGAGGGGCACCTCCTGCAAGTGGTGGTGGGGCGTGCGGGTTTTGGCAGGAAGAATCCGGCGCGGGCGTTGGAGTCGCTCATTGCAGGGACGCCTGCGGCTGCGTGGGTGCTGTACCAAGCCACGGAGGCGATGCAGCGATGGTTCTCAGAACATGATACACCCTGTGTGGTGGTGGGTTCATCCTTCCCCGGCACGGACTTGTCAGCAGTGGATCGTGACTATCGTGCAGCATGCCGTCATGCGGTGGGATTGTTTGCGGGCAGACGGCACAAGCGTATTGCGCTTTTGATCCGTAGAGAGCAGTTGGGTGGTGACATCGAAAGCGAGCGTGGATTCCTGGAAGGGCTTGAGTCCTTCGCCCAGCGTGGTGTGAGCGGCACCATCTGTCGGCACGATGGGACAAATGCCGGTCTGTGTGCAAAGCTGGATGACATGCTGGCCGAGAAGCCGCGACCCACGGCGCTGCTGGTGGCGCGTTCTGCGGCAGCACTCACGGTGCTCACGCATCTGTTGAGGCGCGGGGTGCGCATTCCACAGGACATGGCACTCGTTTGTCGTGACGATGATACGTACCTGGACAGTACCGAACCGCGCGTGGCCCGCTATGCGGTGAGTCCGGCGGCTTTCGCGAAGCGGGTGCACCGGATGGTGGTGGGACTGGTGCAGGACGGGGTGGTGCGCGAGGGGAATGTACGCGTGATGCCGACGTTTACGAGGCGGGAGTCGGTGTAGGGTGAAATGAATGCAGTGAGTGTCTCCTACGACTGAGCCCCTTTTCGTCCCTGACATGGCATAGGCCCAAGGAGTGGGAACGCCTCGTTCCCAGCGTGAATAGGTCTATGGAGAGGAGCTGCCGAGCACTCGTCCGGCACAATAGAAGAGCCTTGAAGTAGTCAACGTCTCTAAGGGACGTCACCTGCTGACGGGAACGAGGCGTTCCCGATCCTTGGGCCTCTGGCAACGCGCTGGGTAGCTCTGTTCCTCTCACTTTCCCACCACCCTCAACGGCACGCGCACGCACGAAGATCTCTGTGCATCATGCCAGATGGTATTGATCGCACTCTGCGTATCCTTCATCCAATCCAGCGTCTGTCGCCCCCCGGTCTGGTTGTTTGGCTCATACAAGGGCGCTCCCGTGCTGGCAATGGTCACGCGGATGCGGTGGCCTTTGTTGAAGATGATGCTCGTCCAGCCGACATGCATGTTGAGCTTCGCGATTTCATCCGAGCGAGGATCATTCCGCGTGGCGAGCGCCTCGGCATTCGTCGGCGTGAGGAGGCGTTGCTTGTCGAAGCCGTCGCGATATCTCGCGCGCATGGGGTAATCCATGAGCAGGATGCTGCGTCCGTCCGGATATACATCGCTCACGCGCACGATGAAGTCGGTATCGGCTGCCGTGGAGGAGATGTAGAGCTCCGCTTTCACTTCGCCGGTCCACTCCATGGGCACGGCAAGCGGTTCGGTGGTCCAGGTGCGCACTTCGGCTTGTTGCTCAAAGGAGCGTGCGTCCTTCGCGCCGGGGAAGGACGTGCCGGGAATGTTCATGGGCTTGCGTGGGTCACTCGCATAGCTGGTGCGTGAACCCTTTGCGCCTGTGCGTCGTGTGCTCAGCACACCATCGGCATTCAAGAAGAAGCGTGTGTCCTTCAGCTTCGGCGGCCAGTCAGCGGCTTCGCTCCACACATTGCCGGGAGCGCTGTCTTCACCCGTGGCGCCCATCACGTACCAGCGCACCTTCGGTTCTTTGTCGATGCCGTTGGCCTCGCCCTTGAGCCAGTGGTTGAACCACCGTGTCATGTGTTCCAGTTCGGGCCAGGTGGCGTTTTCGGGATAGATGAGTTCACCCACCTTGCTGCCCTTGTTCAGGCGGCCATGCAGCCAGGGACCAAGCAGGAGCCACTGGTTGTCGCGCGACTGGGGACCGC
This window encodes:
- a CDS encoding substrate-binding domain-containing protein yields the protein MKGQPIRPQRSSLVAETVRVLRQGIQSGLWRGHLPGERVLCTQWQISRPTLRAAMEVLQREKLVEVAHGCRTKVLTKPPAKSPVTLTVGLLSPEPLHAMPPFVMLWVDELRGQLANEGHLLQVVVGRAGFGRKNPARALESLIAGTPAAAWVLYQATEAMQRWFSEHDTPCVVVGSSFPGTDLSAVDRDYRAACRHAVGLFAGRRHKRIALLIRREQLGGDIESERGFLEGLESFAQRGVSGTICRHDGTNAGLCAKLDDMLAEKPRPTALLVARSAAALTVLTHLLRRGVRIPQDMALVCRDDDTYLDSTEPRVARYAVSPAAFAKRVHRMVVGLVQDGVVREGNVRVMPTFTRRESV
- a CDS encoding CocE/NonD family hydrolase; translation: MALPSPASAASKPLPKLDVPGVREEQVMLPMRDGVKLSAYLYFPETPAQEKLPALFEQRYAEITGLGTRKAAATLAAKGFVVAMVNYRGTHESEGTWVGYRATQWGQQRDGWDVCEWLAAQPWCTGKVGTFGSSQGGYVQNYLAVTQPPHLVAQYMVDTGLSLFHEGYRLGGATRPERYKAMGKVARNYADHEALLKTWDRHPDYDGYWKSEDCKPYFAKMNVPCFTIGSWYDFMIQGSIMSFQGRQKLGGPQSRDNQWLLLGPWLHGRLNKGSKVGELIYPENATWPELEHMTRWFNHWLKGEANGIDKEPKVRWYVMGATGEDSAPGNVWSEAADWPPKLKDTRFFLNADGVLSTRRTGAKGSRTSYASDPRKPMNIPGTSFPGAKDARSFEQQAEVRTWTTEPLAVPMEWTGEVKAELYISSTAADTDFIVRVSDVYPDGRSILLMDYPMRARYRDGFDKQRLLTPTNAEALATRNDPRSDEIAKLNMHVGWTSIIFNKGHRIRVTIASTGAPLYEPNNQTGGRQTLDWMKDTQSAINTIWHDAQRSSCVRVPLRVVGK
- a CDS encoding DNA alkylation repair protein; translated protein: MAENEEPAAPALKEWFNEARFRTMAADVVAVHPKFDAKAFLAATLPGLEPLNLMQRLRRMTEGLHATLPSDYEKTLGILRNVAPRIDHNFVTLVLPDYVSQYGLEHFEPSMEALKFFTPFGSAEFAIRPFLRQDLKRTLKVMHGWSRDKDEHVRRLASEGCRPRLPWSFRLDALIKDPSPVLPILSNLKADPSLYVRKSVANHLNDITKDHPDWVLDLLAEWPMEHEHTAWIAKRALRTLIKKGDKRALAVIGAGEKAEVKVVEFSLSPQKVKLGERLTMSLHLQSKAKKAQRLVIDYAIHYVKKSGATSAKVFKWKECTLEPGAVLTLAKTQRFVDFTTRDHHPGKHLVDVMVNGEVMGSGEFVLVR
- a CDS encoding BlaI/MecI/CopY family transcriptional regulator, which codes for MPDPTELSRRERQIMDAIYAMGEATVLQIQQGLPDPPTSMAVRRMLHILEEKGHLKRRQEGREVIYAPREAKGKAGTSALRRVLDTFFGGSLEEALAAHLHSRKDAVSADERKRLLKLIEQTRHEGR